One Drechmeria coniospora strain ARSEF 6962 chromosome 01, whole genome shotgun sequence genomic region harbors:
- a CDS encoding 2-oxoisovalerate dehydrogenase alpha subunit has translation MKPRVLGRIAARRAASVSMARPYGQPFFSFVRAASSVSQPPHSDYVSFPGALKSAFTNTLQYEVPESYKALPTYRVVDQHGVVVDGSFRPDISDEQIVKLYKDMLYISIMDLIMFDAQRQGRLSFYMVSAGEEAVSVGSSSVLDPDDPVFCQYREQGFFKERGFTTKEFMSQLFANKDDSGKGRNMPIHYGSGRLNIHTISSPLATQMPQASGAGYALKLQKLQDPSSKARVAVCFFGEGAASEGDFHAAMNIAATRSCPVVFICRNNGYAISTPTLEQYRGDGIASRGIGYGIDTIRIDGNDIWAVREATKRAREMALEDGGKPVLIECMTYRVSHHSTSDDSFAYRARVEVEDWKRRDNPLTRMRKWMEAKGCWDEAKEKEARDGLRKEILKGFSDAEKEKKPALRTMFEDIYEDLTDDLKAQMLELKDMLDKYPDEYEVGEYDGGKDTLNP, from the exons ATGAAGCCCCGCGTCCTTGGACGGATTGCCGCCCGGAGGGCGGCCTCGGTGTCGATGGCCAGGCCGTACGGGCAACCCTTCTTCAGCTTCGTCCGCGCCGCCAGCAGCGTGTCCCAACCGCCGCACTCCGACTACGTCTCCTTCCCGGGCGCCCTCAAGAGCGCCTTCACCAACACGCTCCAGTACGAGGTGCCCGAGTCGTACAAGGCGCTGCCGACGTACCGGGTCGTTGACCAgcatggcgtcgtcgtcgatgggtCCTTCCGGCCCGACATATCGGACGAGCAGATCGTGAAGCTGTACAAGGACATGCTCTACATCTCCATCATGGACTTGATCATGTTTGACGCCCAGCGCCAGGGCCGCCTGAGCTTCTACATGGtcagcgccggcgaggaggccgtcaGCGTCGGAAGCTCGAGCGTGCTGGACCCCGACGATCCCGTCTTCTGCCAGTACCGAGAGCAGGGTTTCTTCAAGGAGAGGGGCTTCACGACCAAGGAATTCATGTCCCAGCTGTTCGCGAACAAGGACGATTCCGGCAAGGGCCGGAACATGCCCATTCACTACGGCAGTGGCCGGCTGAACATT CACACCATATCCTCGCCGCTGGCGACGCAGATGCCCCAAGCGTCCGGAGCCGGCTACGCGCTGAAGCTGCAGAAGCTGCAGGACCCGAGCTCCAAGGCCAGGGTCGCCGTCTGCTTcttcggcgagggcgccgccagCGAAGGCGACTTCCACGCGGCCATGAACATTGCCGCCACGCGATCGTGCcccgtcgtcttcatctGCCGAAACAACGGCTACGCCATttcgacgccgacgctggAGCAGtaccgcggcgacggcatcgccagCCGGGGCATCGGCTACGGCATCGACACAATCcgcatcgacggcaacgacatTTGGGCCGTCCGAGAGGCGACCAAGAGGGCGCGCGAGATggccctcgaggacggcggcaagcCCGTCCTCATCGAATGCATGACCTACCGCGTCTCCCACCACAGCACCTCGGACGACTCGTTTGCCTACCGCGcccgcgtcgaggtcgaggactgGAAGAGGAGGGACAACCCGCTGACGCGGATGCGCAAGTGGATGGAGGCCAAGGGCTGCTGGGATGAggccaaggagaaggaggctCGGGACGGCCTGAGGAAGGAGATCCTGAAGGGCTTCTCCGAtgccgagaaggagaagaagccgGCGCTGCGAACCATGTTCGAGGACATATACGAGGACTTGACGGACGATCTGAAGGCCCAGATGCTTGAGCTCAAGGACATGCTCGACAAGTACCCCGACGAGTACGAAGTCGGCGAGTACGACGGGGGCAAGGACACGTTGAATCCCTGA
- a CDS encoding putative COQ5-ubiquinone biosynthesis,methyltransferase, with protein sequence MVARRALWSCTRSAPRPCLSFVANPCRSFSASHGRRLGPSGPTPTSNRETHFGYETVTESEKQQRVAGVFSSVAESYDKMNDLMSLGVHRLWKDYFVSSLNPGATNPIGRPQQILDVAGGTGDIAFRMLQRAHNLNGNPNVHVTISDINPSMLAVGRQRSLALPASHQSSLSFLEANAEVLPPSIKDNSLDLYTVAFGIRNFSNIPAALREAHRVLKPGGVFACLEFSKVDKFPLLNAVYKQWSFSAIPLIGQLVAADRDSYQYLVESIERFPSQEEFRDMIVDAGFAVAGEGYEDLTGGIAAIHRGIKPL encoded by the exons ATGGTCGCCCGTCGAGCTCTTTGGAGCTGTACCCGCAGTGCCCCGAGGCCTTGTTTGAGTTTTGTCGCCAATCCCTGCCGTTCCTTTTCCGCCAGCCATGGTCGCCGCCTGGGCCCCTCCGGCCCTACGCCAACGTCGAATCGTGAAACGCACTTTGGCTACGAGACCGTCACCGAGAGCGAGAAGCAGCAgcgcgtcgccggcgtcttcTCCAGCGTCGCCGAGTCGTATGACAAGATGAACGACCTCATGTCCCTCGGGGTCCATCGGCTGTGGAA GGACTACTTTGTCTCATCTCTCAACCCCGGCGCGACGAACCCGATCGGAAGACCGCAGCAgatcctcgacgtcgccggcggcacgggCGACATCGCCTTCCGCATGCTCCAGCGTGCCCACAACCTCAACGGCAACCCCAACGTGCACGTCACCATTTCCGACATCAACCCCtccatgctcgccgtcggccgccaacgctccctcgccctccccgCCTCCCACCAGTCGTCTCTTTCCTTCCTCGAAGCCAACGCCGAGGTGCTACCGCCGTCGATCAAGGACAACTCCCTTGACCTCTAcaccgtcgccttcggcaTCCGCAACTTTTCCAACATCCCTGCCGCCCTGCGCGAGGCCCACCGAGTCCTGAAGCCCGGCGGCGTCTTTGCCTGCCTCGAGTTCTCCAAGGTGGACAAGTTCCCGCTCCTCAACGCCGTCTACAAGCAGTGGTCTTTCAGTGCCATCCCCCTCATCGGCCAGCTCGTAGCGGCCGACCGCGATAGCTACCAGTACCTCGTCGAGAGCATCGAACGATTCCCGAGCCAGGAGGAGTTCCGGGACATGattgtcgacgccggcttTGCCGTCGCTGGAGAGGGTTACGAGGATCTGACCGGAGGCATTGCAGCCATTCACAGAGGCATTAAGCCGCTATAG
- a CDS encoding ser/Thr protein phosphatase, translating to MFASESTPMMASRFATGQFLAPWWRIGGRARNVTNGSQSRPYNNPGYLQNGGSGLQPGTAPLLPNQGRVIQSGPIRILCIADVRGNLSSLNDLAKQARADHIIHTGDFGFYDDSSLERIVEKTLKHVAQYSPLISESVKKAVQQVGNGSVKSRFSPSELPLSELPLLLSGALKLDVPVYTVWGACEDVRVLEKFRSSEYKVPNLHIIDEARSMLLEIGGVKLRLLGLGGAVVMHKLFDNGEGRTTIAGGQGTMWTTLLQMGELIDTAHRVYDPTETRIFITHASPAREGILNQLSVTLKADFSISAGLHFRYGSSYNEFSVNPTLDHYRGKLAASKASFNDVWETVKGEVQPAIQQNEAQQNLLKNALQLVEKMPTTAAGGNPFGGPAAGNQASLGQVDESAFKNMWNFNLADAAFGYLVLEIQDGRIGTEMRAQGFNFSHRGAQQQKQQSGAATSAPPASAGSLSAPAPSTQTAAPLPTSRQPSTGQPPKATVSTPGTQTPASPQPGQGSAGMAGRDSDKSTAAANGSANGPEPGAGKAQAPDLIGLFVMNIGSEEQCRDLFDDESKGKITRVDKHGAQNKVVHFKSTDDRDAVFARLPAELKAKNPDDRSKPLIRVYQQQGKPFNNRGGAGTWGGNPRGGSSASGYRSAGGASDSESTRRGGRGGRGGRGGERSRGGRGRSGLKAEAGASSPAPSTPAAE from the exons ATGTTTGCCAGCGAGTCCACTCCCATGATGGCCTCGCGTTTTGCGACGGGGCAGTTTCTGGCTCCGTGGTGGAGGatcggcggccgagcacgcAACGTAACTAATGGTTCTCAGTCGCGCCCATACAACAACCCGGGCTATCTGCAAAACGGTGGCTCTGGCCTTCAGCCGGGTACCGCCCCTCTCTTGCCTAATCAGGGCCGAGTTATCCAGTCCGGTCCCATCAGGATTCTCTGCATCGCCGATGTTCGAG GAAACCTGAGCTCTCTCAACGATCTTGCGAAGCAGGCACGAGCCGACCACATCATCCACACGGGCGACTTTGGCTTTTACGATGACTCCTCGCTCGAGCGAATCGTGGAGAAGACCCTCAAGCACGTGGCCCAATACTCGCCACTCATCTCCGAATCGGTGAAGAAGGCCGTTCAGCAAGTAGGAAATGGCTCCGTCAAGAGTCGATTCTCGCCCAGCGAGCTTCCGCTGTCGGAGCTGCCTCTGCTGCTCAGCGGCGCCCTGAAGTTGGACGTCCCCGTCTACACCGTCTGGGGTGCGTGCGAGGACGTCCGCGTGCTGGAGAAGTTCAGATCCTCCGAGTACAAGGTGCCCAACCTCCACATCATCGACGAAGCTCGCTCCATGCTCCTCGAGATCGGCGGCGTCAAGCTCCGACTGCTCGGACTCGGaggtgccgtcgtcatgcACAAGCTGTTCGATAATGGCGAGGGGCGTACCACGATCGCTGGCGGGCAGGGCACCATGTGGACGACGTTGCTGCAGATGGGAGAGCTCATCGACACGGCTCATCGAGTCTACGACCCCACCGAAACCCGCATCTTCATCACGCACGCATCCCCGGCCCGAGAGGGCATCTTGAACCAGCTTTCCGTGACGCTAAAAGCCGActtctccatctcggccggtCTCCACTTCCGATACGGAAGCTCCTACAACGAGTTCAGCGTGAACCCGACGCTAGATCACTACCGCGGAAAGCTTGCCGCTTCCAAGGCGTCCTTCAACGACGTTTGGGAAACGGTCAAGGGCGAAGTCCAGCCCGCCATTCAGCAGAACGAGGCGCAGCAAAACCTCCTCAAGAATGCTCTtcagctcgtcgagaagatgcccacgacggcggctggcGGGAACCCCTTTGGCGGACCCGCTGCCGGCAACCAGGCTTCACTGGGACAGGTGGACGAGAGCGCCTTCAAGAACATGTGGAACTTcaacctcgccgacgccgcgtTCGGCTACCTCGTTCTCGAGATTCAAGACGGTCGAATCGGCACCGAGATGCGCGCCCAAGGATTCAACTTTTCGCACCGCGgagcgcagcagcagaagcaacAGTCGGGCGCCGCCACCAGCGCGCCGCCCGCGTCGGCCGGTAGCCTGTCcgcaccggcaccgtcgacgcagaCGGCGGCACCCCTGCCCACAAGCCGACAGCCCTCGACGGGCCAGCCACCGAAGGCGACCGTTTCCACGCCGGGAACGCAAACGCCGGCCTCTCCCCAGCCCGGCCAGGGCTCCGCCGGCATGGCGGGACGAGACTCGgacaagtcgacggcggccgccaaCGGATCCGCCAACGGCCCGGAGCCTGGTGCGGGCAAGGCGCAAGCACCCGACTTGATCGGCCTGTTCGTCATGAACATCGGCAGCGAGGAGCAATGCCGGGACCttttcgacgacgagagcaaAGGCAAGATTACGAGGGTAGACAAGCATGGCGCGCAGAACAAGGTTGTCCATTTCAAAAGCACCGACGACCGAGATGCCGTCTTCGCAAGGCTACCTGCCGAGCTCAAGGCCAAAAACCCGGATGACCGATCCAAGCCGCTCATCCGCGTCTACCAGCAGCAAGGCAAGCCGTTCAACAACCGCGGAGGCGCCGGCACCTGGGGAGGCAACCCGCGAGGAGGCTCCTCGGCGAGTGGCTACCGAAGCGCTGGGGGCGCCAGCGACTCCGAGAGCACgcgacgcggcggccgtggcggccgaggcggcaggGGTGGCGAGAGGAGCCGgggcggtcgaggccgaagcgGCTTGAAGGCCGAGGCTGGCGCGTCCTCGCCCGCACCATCCACGCCGGCTGCGGAATGA